One genomic window of Camelina sativa cultivar DH55 chromosome 5, Cs, whole genome shotgun sequence includes the following:
- the LOC104784603 gene encoding uncharacterized protein LOC104784603 isoform X1 encodes MKQLALILSVITLILLVHGDEGSAVGDPGMKRDGLKVAFEAWNFCNEVGFEAPHMGSPRAADCFDVSSKCSSPHITLNHHSPHITDQSNNTTTGGYSLAHKVSDSDNELGVGKPKPGIISDLALHNPDLYAVEKELYLGSLCQVSDKPNPWSFWMVMLKNGNYDTKSGLCPQNGKKIPPFSQPGLFPCFGSGCMNQPTLNHGKTELLRDGQTMKGWFNGTYEVDADLGKELDGISYYEVVWEKRVGVGGWLFKHKLKTSAKYPWLMLYLRADATKGFSGGYHYDTRGMLKTLPESPNFKVRLTLDIKHGGGPKSQFYLVDIGSCWKNNGQPCDGDVTTDVTRYSEMIINPETALWCNPKSLHNCPPYHTFRNGTRVHRTDKRSFPYEAYHVYCAPGNAEHLELPVGTCDAYSNPQAQEIVQLLPHPVWGEYGYPTRLGDGWVGDPRTWELDVGGLSSRLYFYQDPGTIPARRIWTSVDVGTEIYKEDEAIAEWDLSDFDVLIT; translated from the exons atgaagcaATTGGCTCTAATCCTGTCCGTGATAACCTTGATTCTCCTGGTTCATGGGGACGAGGGATCAGCGGTTGGAGATCCCGGGATGAAGAGAGATGGTCTCAAAGTGGCGTTTGAAGCTTGGAACTTCTGCAATGAGGTTGGCTTCGAAGCTCCTCACATGGGTAGTCCTCGAGCCGCTGATTGCTTCGATGTCTCCTCTAAATGCAGCTCACCACACATTACACTGAACCATCATTCACCACACATAACAgaccaatcaaacaacacaacaa CAGGTGGATATTCCTTGGCGCACAAGGTATCTGACTCGGATAACGAGCTAGGAGTCGGAAAGCCTAAACCAGGAATCATATCAGATTTAGCATTGCATAACCCTGACCTTTACGCGGTCGAGAAAGAACTCTACCTAGGCTCTCTCTGTCAAGTCTCAGACAAACCAAACCCATGGAGTTTTTGGATGGTAATGCTCAAAAACGGAAACTACGACACCAAATCTGGTCTCTGTCCTCAAAACGGCAAAAAGATCCCACCTTTCAGTCAACCCGGCTTATTCCCCTGTTTTGGAAGCGGTTGTATGAACCAACCGACGCTGAACCACGGAAAGACGGAGCTTCTGAGAGATGGTCAGACTATGAAGGGATGGTTCAATGGTACGTACGAGGTGGATGCAGATTTGGGAAAGGAGTTGGATGGGATAAGTTATTACGAGGTAGTGTGGGAGAAGAGAGTTGGTGTTGGTGGTTGGCTGTTTAAACACAAGCTTAAGACTTCAGCTAAGTACCCATGGCTTATGCTTTATCTCAGAGCTGATGCCACTAAAGGATTCTCTGGTGGGTACCATTATGACACTAGAGGAATGCTCAAAACA CTTCCGGAGTCACCAAACTTCAAAGTGAGACTAACACTAGATATAAAACACGGGGGAGGACCAAAGAGTCAGTTCTACCTTGTTGACATCGGAAGCTGCTGGAAAAACAACGGCCAGCCCTGTGACGGTGACGTAACCACAGACGTAACTCGTTACTCGGAGATGATTATAAACCCCGAAACTGCACTTTGGTGCAACCCCAAGAGTCTACACAACTGTCCACCGTACCACACGTTTCGAAACGGCACCAGAGTCCACCGTACGGACAAACGGAGTTTCCCTTACGAGGCTTACCATGTGTACTGTGCGCCGGGAAACGCGGAGCATCTCGAGCTTCCGGTGGGGACTTGTGATGCTTATAGTAACCCACAAGCTCAGGAGATTGTACAGCTTTTGCCTCACCCGGTTTGGGGTGAATATGGGTATCCGACCCGGTTGGGTGATGGTTGGGTGGGTGACCCGAGAACTTGGGAGCTTGATGTTGGTGGCTTGTCCAGTAGGCTTTACTTCTACCAG GATCCCGGTACGATTCCGGCTAGGAGGATTTGGACATCGGTAGATGTTGGTACCGAGATTtataaagaagatgaagcaatTGCAGAATGGGATCTCTCTGATTTCGATGTTCTTATTACTTGA
- the LOC104784602 gene encoding uncharacterized protein LOC104784602 isoform X1, whose amino-acid sequence MRRLIRAYFLSNLVRSCSRGPHLNDRRSTLSSKMVRLYTTEMEPQLSSDLIKIMDQRLSAIEHRNAFLQKLINQPEYSPEEFSRANKELRKLRDSMELINYLRAKQKEIDGLRSLVSESSDDKDMLDMAVSELDESMEEEKRLQTLLLKSLLPKDEADERDCILEVRAGTGGEEASLFAMDIFRMYERYSQKKGWKFDIVDITESDMKGYKEASAAICGASVYGKLKFESGIHRVQRIPITEKSGRIHTSAVSVAILPQADEVDVKLRNEDLRIDTYRSGGCGGQHANTTNSAVRIIHLPTGMMVSIQDERSQHMNRAKALKVLCARLYEIERLRIQSSRSKLRSEQIGSGDRSGRIRTYNFPQGRVTDHRVGITHHAIEDMMQGENLDMFIDALLLRQEMDAIASFSSTS is encoded by the exons atgaggaGGTTGATTCGGGCTTATTTCTTGAGTAATCTGGTTAGATCTTGCTCGAGAGGTCCCCATTTAAACGATCGTCGTAGCACACTCTCGTCTAAGATGGTTCGTCTGTACACCACCG AAATGGAACCTCAGTTGTCTTCTGATCTAATTAAGATAATGGATCAGAGGTTATCGGCCATAGAACATCGAAATGCTTTTCTTCAGAAGCTTATCAACCAG CCTGAGTACTCACCAGAAGAGTTTTCAAGAGCTAATAAGGAGCTTCGGAAGCTTAGAGATTCAATGGAGCTGATCAATTATTTGAGGGCCAAACAAAAG GAGATTGATGGACTGAGATCCCTGGTGTCGGAAAGCTCGGATGATAAGGATATGCTTGATATGGCTGTTAGTGAATTAGATGAGTcgatggaagaagaaaaaagacttCAAACTTTGTTGCTTAAGTCTTTGCTTCCTAAAGATGAAGCTGATGAGAGGGATTGCATTTTGGAGGTGAGAGCAG GTACTGGTGGAGAAGAGGCTTCTTTGTTTGCTATGGACATATTCAGAAT GTACGAAAGGTATTCACAGAAGAAAGGTTGGAAGTTTGATATTGTAGATATCACTGAGTCGGATATGAAAGGATATAAA GAAGCCAGTGCTGCAATATGTGGAGCCAGTGTCTACGGAAAACTTAAGTTCGAGAGTGGTATTCACAGGGTTCAG CGTATTCCAATCACAGAGAAATCTGGACGAATTCACACCAGCGCTGTTTCTGTTGCCATCCTTCCCCAGGCTGATGAG GTAGATGTTAAGCTAAGGAATGAAGATTTGAGGATTGATACTTACAGGTCTGGTGGCTGTGGTGGTCAACACGCAAACACAACAAACAGCGCAGTCCGAATAATCCATCTTCCAACCGGGATGATGGTCTCAATCCAAGATGAAAGATCACAACATATG AACAGAGCCAAAGCACTAAAAGTGCTGTGTGCAAGGCTCTATGAAATTGAAAGATTAAGAATACAGAGCAGTCGATCAAAGCTACGGTCGGAACAG ATTGGCAGCGGAGATCGATCTGGACGAATCCGTACATACAATTTTCCACAAGGGCGAGTGACGGATCACCGTGTGGGAATCACTCACCATGCCATTGAAGATATGATGCAGGGAGAGAACCTGGACATGTTCATTGATGCACTTCTCTTACGCCAAGAAATGGACGCAATTGCTTCATTCAGCTCCACTTCATGA
- the LOC104784603 gene encoding uncharacterized protein LOC104784603 isoform X2, with protein sequence MKQLALILSVITLILLVHGDEGSAVGDPGMKRDGLKVAFEAWNFCNEVGFEAPHMGSPRAADCFDVSSKCSSPHITLNHHSPHITDQSNNTTSGYSLAHKVSDSDNELGVGKPKPGIISDLALHNPDLYAVEKELYLGSLCQVSDKPNPWSFWMVMLKNGNYDTKSGLCPQNGKKIPPFSQPGLFPCFGSGCMNQPTLNHGKTELLRDGQTMKGWFNGTYEVDADLGKELDGISYYEVVWEKRVGVGGWLFKHKLKTSAKYPWLMLYLRADATKGFSGGYHYDTRGMLKTLPESPNFKVRLTLDIKHGGGPKSQFYLVDIGSCWKNNGQPCDGDVTTDVTRYSEMIINPETALWCNPKSLHNCPPYHTFRNGTRVHRTDKRSFPYEAYHVYCAPGNAEHLELPVGTCDAYSNPQAQEIVQLLPHPVWGEYGYPTRLGDGWVGDPRTWELDVGGLSSRLYFYQDPGTIPARRIWTSVDVGTEIYKEDEAIAEWDLSDFDVLIT encoded by the exons atgaagcaATTGGCTCTAATCCTGTCCGTGATAACCTTGATTCTCCTGGTTCATGGGGACGAGGGATCAGCGGTTGGAGATCCCGGGATGAAGAGAGATGGTCTCAAAGTGGCGTTTGAAGCTTGGAACTTCTGCAATGAGGTTGGCTTCGAAGCTCCTCACATGGGTAGTCCTCGAGCCGCTGATTGCTTCGATGTCTCCTCTAAATGCAGCTCACCACACATTACACTGAACCATCATTCACCACACATAACAgaccaatcaaacaacacaacaa GTGGATATTCCTTGGCGCACAAGGTATCTGACTCGGATAACGAGCTAGGAGTCGGAAAGCCTAAACCAGGAATCATATCAGATTTAGCATTGCATAACCCTGACCTTTACGCGGTCGAGAAAGAACTCTACCTAGGCTCTCTCTGTCAAGTCTCAGACAAACCAAACCCATGGAGTTTTTGGATGGTAATGCTCAAAAACGGAAACTACGACACCAAATCTGGTCTCTGTCCTCAAAACGGCAAAAAGATCCCACCTTTCAGTCAACCCGGCTTATTCCCCTGTTTTGGAAGCGGTTGTATGAACCAACCGACGCTGAACCACGGAAAGACGGAGCTTCTGAGAGATGGTCAGACTATGAAGGGATGGTTCAATGGTACGTACGAGGTGGATGCAGATTTGGGAAAGGAGTTGGATGGGATAAGTTATTACGAGGTAGTGTGGGAGAAGAGAGTTGGTGTTGGTGGTTGGCTGTTTAAACACAAGCTTAAGACTTCAGCTAAGTACCCATGGCTTATGCTTTATCTCAGAGCTGATGCCACTAAAGGATTCTCTGGTGGGTACCATTATGACACTAGAGGAATGCTCAAAACA CTTCCGGAGTCACCAAACTTCAAAGTGAGACTAACACTAGATATAAAACACGGGGGAGGACCAAAGAGTCAGTTCTACCTTGTTGACATCGGAAGCTGCTGGAAAAACAACGGCCAGCCCTGTGACGGTGACGTAACCACAGACGTAACTCGTTACTCGGAGATGATTATAAACCCCGAAACTGCACTTTGGTGCAACCCCAAGAGTCTACACAACTGTCCACCGTACCACACGTTTCGAAACGGCACCAGAGTCCACCGTACGGACAAACGGAGTTTCCCTTACGAGGCTTACCATGTGTACTGTGCGCCGGGAAACGCGGAGCATCTCGAGCTTCCGGTGGGGACTTGTGATGCTTATAGTAACCCACAAGCTCAGGAGATTGTACAGCTTTTGCCTCACCCGGTTTGGGGTGAATATGGGTATCCGACCCGGTTGGGTGATGGTTGGGTGGGTGACCCGAGAACTTGGGAGCTTGATGTTGGTGGCTTGTCCAGTAGGCTTTACTTCTACCAG GATCCCGGTACGATTCCGGCTAGGAGGATTTGGACATCGGTAGATGTTGGTACCGAGATTtataaagaagatgaagcaatTGCAGAATGGGATCTCTCTGATTTCGATGTTCTTATTACTTGA
- the LOC104784602 gene encoding uncharacterized protein LOC104784602 isoform X2: MLFFRSLSTRQPEYSPEEFSRANKELRKLRDSMELINYLRAKQKEIDGLRSLVSESSDDKDMLDMAVSELDESMEEEKRLQTLLLKSLLPKDEADERDCILEVRAGTGGEEASLFAMDIFRMYERYSQKKGWKFDIVDITESDMKGYKEASAAICGASVYGKLKFESGIHRVQRIPITEKSGRIHTSAVSVAILPQADEVDVKLRNEDLRIDTYRSGGCGGQHANTTNSAVRIIHLPTGMMVSIQDERSQHMNRAKALKVLCARLYEIERLRIQSSRSKLRSEQIGSGDRSGRIRTYNFPQGRVTDHRVGITHHAIEDMMQGENLDMFIDALLLRQEMDAIASFSSTS, from the exons ATGCTTTTCTTCAGAAGCTTATCAACCAG ACAGCCTGAGTACTCACCAGAAGAGTTTTCAAGAGCTAATAAGGAGCTTCGGAAGCTTAGAGATTCAATGGAGCTGATCAATTATTTGAGGGCCAAACAAAAG GAGATTGATGGACTGAGATCCCTGGTGTCGGAAAGCTCGGATGATAAGGATATGCTTGATATGGCTGTTAGTGAATTAGATGAGTcgatggaagaagaaaaaagacttCAAACTTTGTTGCTTAAGTCTTTGCTTCCTAAAGATGAAGCTGATGAGAGGGATTGCATTTTGGAGGTGAGAGCAG GTACTGGTGGAGAAGAGGCTTCTTTGTTTGCTATGGACATATTCAGAAT GTACGAAAGGTATTCACAGAAGAAAGGTTGGAAGTTTGATATTGTAGATATCACTGAGTCGGATATGAAAGGATATAAA GAAGCCAGTGCTGCAATATGTGGAGCCAGTGTCTACGGAAAACTTAAGTTCGAGAGTGGTATTCACAGGGTTCAG CGTATTCCAATCACAGAGAAATCTGGACGAATTCACACCAGCGCTGTTTCTGTTGCCATCCTTCCCCAGGCTGATGAG GTAGATGTTAAGCTAAGGAATGAAGATTTGAGGATTGATACTTACAGGTCTGGTGGCTGTGGTGGTCAACACGCAAACACAACAAACAGCGCAGTCCGAATAATCCATCTTCCAACCGGGATGATGGTCTCAATCCAAGATGAAAGATCACAACATATG AACAGAGCCAAAGCACTAAAAGTGCTGTGTGCAAGGCTCTATGAAATTGAAAGATTAAGAATACAGAGCAGTCGATCAAAGCTACGGTCGGAACAG ATTGGCAGCGGAGATCGATCTGGACGAATCCGTACATACAATTTTCCACAAGGGCGAGTGACGGATCACCGTGTGGGAATCACTCACCATGCCATTGAAGATATGATGCAGGGAGAGAACCTGGACATGTTCATTGATGCACTTCTCTTACGCCAAGAAATGGACGCAATTGCTTCATTCAGCTCCACTTCATGA
- the LOC104784600 gene encoding pectinesterase 4-like isoform X4, whose translation MIGKVVVSVASILLIVGVAIGVVAFINKNGDTNLSPQMKAVQGICQSTTDKASCVKTLEPVKSEDPNKLIRAFLLATKDAITKSSNFTDKTAGNMGSSISPNNKAVLEYCKRVFMYALEDLATIIEEMGEDLNQIGSKFDQLKQWLTGVYNYQTDCLDDIAEDDLRKTIEEGILDSKILTRNAIDIFHTVVSAMAKINNKVDEFKNATGTTPVNKGAPPVADESPVADPDGPARRLLEDMDETGIPTWVSGADRKLMARAGRGRGRRGGGGTGGIRATFVVAKDGSGQFNTVQAAVNACPEKNPGRCIIHIKAGVYREQVIIPKKKNNIFMFGDGARKTVITYNRSAGLSPGTTTSLSATVQVESEGFMAKWMGFKNTAGPLGHQAAAIRVNGDRSVIFNCRFDGYQDTFYVNNGRQFYRNCVISGTVDFMFGKSATVVQNSLIVVRKGSKGQYNTVTADGNEIGFAVKIGIVLQNCRIVPDRKLTPERFTVASYLGRPWKKFSTTVIVNTEMGDLIRPEGWRIWDGESYHTTCRYIEYNNRGPGANTNRRVNWAKIARSAGEVSGFSVVNWLGPINWIQEARVPVTLVI comes from the exons atgatcggAAAAGTTGTTGTCTCGGTGGCCTCCATCCTCTTAATAGTGGGAGTAGCCATAGGAGTCGTTGCcttcataaacaaaaatggtgATACTAATCTATCTCCACAAATGAAAGCGGTGCAAGGAATTTGCCAGTCGACTACCGACAAAGCCTCATGTGTCAAAACTCTCGAGCCGGTCAAGAGCGAAGACCCAAACAAACTGATCAGGGCATTCTTGCTCGCTACAAAAGACGCAATTACCAAATCGTCTAACTTCACGGATAAAACCGCAGGAAAC ATGGGTTCGAGCATCTCGCCAAACAACAAAGCTGTTCTTGAATACTGCAAGAGAGTTTTCATGTACGCTCTTGAGGATCTCGCCACCATTATTGAGGAAATGGGTGAAGATCTTAACCAGATCGGGAGCAAATTTGACCAACTTAAACAATGGTTAACCGGTGTTTACAATTATCAAACTGATTGTCTTGACGATATCGCAGAAGACGATTTAAGAAAGACTATTGAAGAGGGCATTTTAGACTCCAAGATTCTCACTAGAAACGCTATTGACATCTTTCACACTGTCGTTAGCGCTATGGCCAAGATTAATAACAAGGTTGACGAATTCAAGAACGCAACAGGAACAACTCCCGTCAACAAAGGAGCCCCTCCTGTTGCTGATGAATCTCCTGTGGCCGACCCAGATGGTCCTGCTCGCCGTCTTCTTGAAGACATGGACGAGACCGGAATCCCAACATGGGTTTCAGGTGCTGACAGGAAGCTCATGGCTAGGGCTGGACGTGGACGTGGCCGTAGAGGTGGCGGCGGTACTGGTGGGATCAGAGCGACCTTTGTGGTAGCTAAGGACGGAAGCGGACAGTTTAATACGGTTCAAGCAGCCGTTAATGCTTGTCCTGAGAAGAACCCAGGCAGATGTATCATCCACATAAAGGCGGGTGTCTACAGAGAGCAAGTAATCATccctaagaagaagaacaacatctTCATGTTCGGAGATGGTGCAAGAAAGACTGTCATTACTTACAACAGAAGTGCTGGTCTCAGCCCTGGAACCACCACATCCCTTAGTGCCACAGTTC AGGTTGAATCGGAAGGATTCATGGCGAAATGGATGGGATTCAAGAACACTGCCGGTCCATTGGGACACCAAGCCGCAGCTATTAGAGTGAACGGAGACCGTTCCGTGATCTTCAACTGCAGGTTCGACGGTTACCAAGACACCTTTTACGTGAACAACGGTCGTCAGTTCTATAGAAACTGTGTCATCTCAGGGACAGTCGACTTCATGTTCGGAAAATCCGCAACTGTGGTCCAAAATTCACTCATTGTTGTCCGTAAAGGAAGCAAGGGACAATACAACACGGTCACAGCTGATGGAAATGAAATTGGCTTTGCGGTGAAAATCGGTATCGTCCTCCAAAACTGCCGCATCGTTCCTGACAGGAAACTAACGCCAGAGAGATTCACCGTGGCGTCATATTTGGGAAGGCCGTGGAAGAAATTCTCGACCACCGTGATTGTCAACACCGAGATGGGAGATTTGATTAGACCAGAAGGTTGGAGGATTTGGGATGGGGAAAGTTACCACACGACATGTAGGTACATTGAGTACAACAACCGTGGACCAGGAGCTAACACTAACAGAAGAGTTAATTGGGCTAAGATCGCTAGGTCCGCAGGTGAAGTCAGTGGCTTCTCTGTTGTTAACTGGTTAGGTCCGATTAACTGGATTCAAGAAGCCAGAGTTCCTGTCACGCTTGTAATATAA
- the LOC104784600 gene encoding pectinesterase 4-like isoform X2: MIGKVVVSVASILLIVGVAIGVVAFINKNGDTNLSPQMKAVQGICQSTTDKASCVKTLEPVKSEDPNKLIRAFLLATKDAITKSSNFTDKTAGNMGSSISPNNKAVLEYCKRVFMYALEDLATIIEEMGEDLNQIGSKFDQLKQWITGVYNYQTDCLDDIAEDDLRKTIEEGILDSKILTRNAIDIFHTVVSAMAKINNKVDEFKNATGTTPVNKGAPPVADESPVADPDGPARRLLEDMDETGIPTWVSGADRKLMARAGRGRGRRGGGGTGGIRATFVVAKDGSGQFNTVQAAVNACPEKNPGRCIIHIKAGVYREQVIIPKKKNNIFMFGDGARKTVITYNRSAGLSPGTTTSLSATVQVESEGFMAKWMGFKNTAGPLGHQAAAIRVNGDRSVIFNCRFDGYQDTFYVNNGRQFYRNCVISGTVDFMFGKSATVVQNSLIVVRKGSKGQYNTVTADGNEIGFAVKIGIVLQNCRIVPDRKLTPERFTVASYLGRPWKKFSTTVIVNTEMGDLIRPEGWRIWDGESYHTTCRYIEYNNRGPGANTNRRVNWAKIARSAGEVSGFSVVNWLGPINWIQEARVPVTLVI; encoded by the exons atgatcggAAAAGTTGTTGTCTCGGTGGCCTCCATCCTCTTAATAGTGGGAGTAGCCATAGGAGTCGTTGCcttcataaacaaaaatggtgATACTAATCTATCTCCACAAATGAAAGCGGTGCAAGGAATTTGCCAGTCGACTACCGACAAAGCCTCATGTGTCAAAACTCTCGAGCCGGTCAAGAGCGAAGACCCAAACAAACTGATCAGGGCATTCTTGCTCGCTACAAAAGACGCAATTACCAAATCGTCTAACTTCACGGATAAAACCGCAGGAAACATGGGCTCGAGCATCTCGCCAAACAACAAAGCTGTTCTTGAATACTGCAAGAGAGTTTTCATGTACGCTCTTGAGGATCTCGCCACCATTATTGAGGAAATGGGTGAAGATCTTAACCAGATCGGGAGCAAATTCGACCAACTTAAACAATGGATAACCGGTGTTTACAATTATCAAACTGATTGTCTTGACGATATCGCAGAAGACGATTTAAGAAAGACTATTGAAGAGGGCATTTTAGACTCCAAGATTCTCACTAGAAACGCTATTGAC ATCTTTCACACTGTCGTTAGCGCTATGGCCAAGATTAATAACAAGGTTGACGAATTCAAGAACGCAACAGGAACAACTCCCGTCAACAAAGGAGCCCCTCCTGTTGCTGATGAATCTCCTGTGGCCGACCCAGATGGTCCTGCTCGCCGTCTTCTTGAAGACATGGACGAGACCGGAATCCCAACATGGGTTTCAGGTGCTGACAGGAAGCTCATGGCTAGGGCTGGACGTGGACGTGGCCGTAGAGGTGGCGGCGGTACTGGTGGGATCAGAGCGACCTTTGTGGTAGCTAAGGACGGAAGCGGACAGTTTAATACGGTTCAAGCAGCCGTTAATGCTTGTCCTGAGAAGAACCCAGGCAGATGTATCATCCACATAAAGGCGGGTGTCTACAGAGAGCAAGTAATCATccctaagaagaagaacaacatctTCATGTTCGGAGATGGTGCAAGAAAGACTGTCATTACTTACAACAGAAGTGCTGGTCTCAGCCCTGGAACCACCACATCCCTTAGTGCCACAGTTC AGGTTGAATCGGAAGGATTCATGGCGAAATGGATGGGATTCAAGAACACTGCCGGTCCATTGGGACACCAAGCCGCAGCTATTAGAGTGAACGGAGACCGTTCCGTGATCTTCAACTGCAGGTTCGACGGTTACCAAGACACCTTTTACGTGAACAACGGTCGTCAGTTCTATAGAAACTGTGTCATCTCAGGGACAGTCGACTTCATGTTCGGAAAATCCGCAACTGTGGTCCAAAATTCACTCATTGTTGTCCGTAAAGGAAGCAAGGGACAATACAACACGGTCACAGCTGATGGAAATGAAATTGGCTTTGCGGTGAAAATCGGTATCGTCCTCCAAAACTGCCGCATCGTTCCTGACAGGAAACTAACGCCAGAGAGATTCACCGTGGCGTCATATTTGGGAAGGCCGTGGAAGAAATTCTCGACCACCGTGATTGTCAACACCGAGATGGGAGATTTGATTAGACCAGAAGGTTGGAGGATTTGGGATGGGGAAAGTTACCACACGACATGTAGGTACATTGAGTACAACAACCGTGGACCAGGAGCTAACACTAACAGAAGAGTTAATTGGGCTAAGATCGCTAGGTCCGCAGGTGAAGTCAGTGGCTTCTCTGTTGTTAACTGGTTAGGTCCGATTAACTGGATTCAAGAAGCCAGAGTTCCTGTCACGCTTGTAATATAA